A window of Hevea brasiliensis isolate MT/VB/25A 57/8 chromosome 14, ASM3005281v1, whole genome shotgun sequence contains these coding sequences:
- the LOC110667224 gene encoding LOB domain-containing protein 33-like has translation MTGPGSSCGACKFLRRKCTSECVFAPYFSYDQAATHFLAVHKVFGASNVSKLLLHLPVQSRSDAAITISYEALARMRDPIYGCVAHIFALQQQIASLQEEIEILGHQMANLTVGIASHGSSQTTSNPNCEKQICSFQDAINMQYYQNLPVEQVNNSGYATGNQSFNSQVNVQLPSLYEWEDQNPFCESHPNPLDRLLEGVDFPYCSWLDSGNNAN, from the exons ATGACAGGGCCGGGCTCTTCATGTGGAGCATGCAAGTTCCTCAGAAGAAAGTGCACGAGTGAATGTGTCTTTGCACCTTACTTCAGTTATGACCAGGCTGCAACCCACTTCCTAGCAGTGCACAAGGTGTTTGGTGCAAGCAATGTTTCAAAGCTATTATTACACCTGCCAGTACAGAGTCGAAGTGATGCTGCTATCACCATATCTTATGAAGCACTGGCTCGGATGCGGGATCCCATATACGGCTGTGTTGCTCATATTTTTGCACTCCAACAACAG ATAGCCAGCTTACAAGAGGAGATAGAAATTCTCGGGCATCAAATGGCTAATCTCACAGTTGGTATTGCTAGTCATGGAAGCTCACaaacaacctcaaatccaaactgTGAGAAACAGATTTGCTCGTTTCAAGATGCCATCAACATGCAATATTATCAGAATCTACCAGTTGAGCAAGTGAACAATTCAGGATATGCAACTGGAAACCAATCTTttaatagccaagtgaatgtgcaACTGCCTTCTTTATATGAATGGGAAGACCAGAACCCTTTCTGTGAATCCCACCCAAATCCTTTAGACAGACTCCTTGAAGGAGTGGACTTCCCATATTGTTCATGGCTGGACAGTGGAAACAATGCAAACTGA